From the Candidatus Oleimmundimicrobium sp. genome, the window GTAATGCTTCTCAATAATGACTCGGCGGGTCGTTGGGTCAATGGAACAATTGCTACTGTTAATGAGCTAAAGGACGATTATCTATCGGTTAAGCTTCCGGATGGAAGTATTGAGGAGTTAGCTCCATTTAAATGGAGCATTTATAATTTTTTCTGGAACAAGGAAGCACAAGCTGTGGACGCGGAAACCATTGGCACATTTAAACAATATCCCGTTAAGCTTGCTTGGGCGATAACCATCCATAAAAGCCAAGGAAAAACGTTTGATGATGTGGTAATTGATATTGGGAGAGGCACATTTACGCCCGGGCAGTTGTATGTGGCTTTTTCTCGCTGTCGAAGTTTTGATGGCATTTTCTTGAAAAAAAAGATTAAGAAATCAAATATTTGGACGGATTGGCGAGTGGTAAAATTTGTTACCGAATATCAATATGGTCTTTCGGAAAAACGAATGTCTATTGATGAAAAAATAGGGTTAATTAAGAAAGCTATCGATGACGATTCTTTTTTAGAAATTACCTACTTGAGAGCTAAGGGCGAAAAATCGAAAAGAGCAATTAAACCGGAAAGTGTTGGCGAAATGGAATATAAGGAAAAAAGCTTCATTGGGGTTTGGGCATATTGTTTAAAGCGGAAGGACCATCGAAGTTTTCGAGTTGATAGGATTTTAGAGATGAAAGAAATAAATCTCAACGAAGCGCCCCTTGGCGAGTGAGCGTCTATATGAAAAGTTGATGGATAAAGTTCTAAATCCAACAATCCAAAATCATTGCTAGAAATATTAGAAAGAGATAAGGGCTTGAAAACTTAAACAGTTGCCAACTCATTTTCTTTTCGGGGGTAAAGATAAGACGGATACTCATTATGGCGATAATTATTCCTGCGGCAATTGATGAAATTAAATAAATTCTTCCAAAGCTTGTTATTAAAAAAAGCGAAAAAGTTACCAATGCCAGAGCAAAAAGCGCAATCCACCTTATCGTAGTTTCATGGCTTGTTACTACCGGAAGCATCGGCACCTTCACTTTCTCGTAATCGTCAGAGAAATAAATAGCTAAACTCCAGATATGAATGGGTGTCCAAAAGATTATCAGTAAAGCCATCATAACCGGAATAAATTCAACCTTGCCAGCGATTGCGCTCCAAGCAACAAGCACAGGCATACCTCCGGCCGGGGCACCAAGGACTATGTTTAAGGGACTTTTACGTTTGGTTATGGCGTTATAGACTAAGGCGGAATCACCTACACCCAAAAGCATGAAGAGGGCGGCCAGAGGATGAAGAAAATAGACCAATACGGTGCCAATAAAAATTAAAATCAAACTGTATATTAGTGCCTTTTTGGGCTCAATTCTTCCGCTTGGGATGGGGCGGTGTTCAGTTCGGGACATTTGGGCGTCAATATCTCTATCGATGTAGCAAGTGAGCGCATTGGTTCCACCTGTCCCCAAAATAAGGGCGAGAGTTATTATGGCAAGAACACATGGCTCTGTTGTTGAATAAATTTTGACGGCAACAAGTGCCGCGGCCAGGGCGGTAAATACCAAAAGCAATACCGAACGTGGTTTAGTTACTTCAATATAATCTTTAACTTTTGCCATTTCTCACTCCTAAATTAACTCCTCGCTTATTTTCAACTACAAATTTTAAGGCGTCAAGGGTTAAAGGAGTGTGGCAGATTGAGCTGCGGATTGGGCTATGATAAACTTACTTTGGCGTTTATTGTATTTTTATTTGCGAAATGACAATAGAATTGTAAAATCAGTTAGTGGTTGACGGTTGATAAAAAGGTATGAATCGTTTATCTTTGGATTTTTAAACTACTGACTAATAGTTAAGGGTAATGGGTAACGGATTGAAGATCTGATGTACAGGTTAAGGACCTATCGGACAGTAGGATAGAAAAATTCGGGAATCGGCGGTCGGAGATTTTAAAGTTTTAATATTTACAATTTTCATTTTACAATTTGATAGATTTCTGGAGGGGTGGCTTAACAACATTCTACAAATGTTGAATTGGAAATTGAAGATTGGAAACTTAAAATTTGAGGTTATAAAAAGCTTTTAAATTTGCATTTATAATGTAGCGAAGCGACAAGAAGATTGAAGATTGGAAAATTTAAAATGGAAGAAAAAGCAAATGAACTTTCAGAACGATTGCTAGACTATGGTGTTGAAATTGTAAAACTTACCATGAAATTGAGAAAGACTTCGGCAGGAAGGCAAATCGCGAATCAACTATTACGTTGTGGCACATCTGTTGGAGCCAATTATGAAGAGGCATGTGGTGCTCAAAGCAGGGCTGATTTCATACATAAGCTTCAAATTGTTTTGAAAGAAATTCGTGAATCACTATATTGGTTAAGGTTGATTAAGAAATCGGCAATTTTAAAGGAGCAAAATTTAATTCAAATCGTTGAGGAAACAAAGCAATTAAGCAATATTATCGCAAAGTCGATTATTACAGCTAAGAAAAGGAAATAAATTTACAATTTAATATTTACAATTTTCATTTTACAATTTTGTAAATTTCTGGAGGGGTGGCTGAGCGGCCGAAAGCGGCGGTCTTGAAAACCGTTAGTGGGGTGACTCACTCGGGGGTTCAAATCCCTCCCCCTCCGCCATTTTTACGAAGCAAAAATGCCCTGAGCGAACAAAGAGAGTCGAAGGGCAAACCTGTAAGTTAGTAGCGAGAAAAGTAGTTTTTAAAGATTTGCAACTATGAGCTGTAGACTATAAACTATTAACTGATTTTTGGAGAGGTCGCATAGTTGGTCTAGTGCGGCCGCCTGCTAAGCGGCTTGGGGGTTATAAGCTCCCTCGAGGGTTCGAATCCCTCCCTCTCCGCCACTCGCTTCGCTTGCTTGTGGCAAGCCACTAAAAGTAAGGAGAAGTGGTCTGTTTGCATCGAGTTTTGTCGAAGGGCAAAGTTATTAGTCGATAGTGGGAAGTGATAATTTTTAGAGAATAAAGGAGTTTTAGGTTTAAAATTACTAACTCCCAACTAATAGATTCCTGACTAAATGCGCCTGTAGCTCAATTGGACAGAGTGTTGGACTACGGATCCAAAGGTTGCAGGTTCGACTCCTGCCAGGCGCACCAATAAATTTGCAAAGCAAATAGTCGGTAGTTAGTAGTGAGGAGTCGGGAGCAAAAAAACAGATTTATCGAATGCGGAAGCGTTAGGGAAATTCGCGAGTTTTTTAGTGTTGGCAAAATTTAATTAGGTAAAAATATGACAGATGAAGAATATATGAAAATAGCCATAGAGGAAGCGGAAAAAGCAGCTTCCGAAGATGAGGTGCCAGTAGGCGCCATTGTTGTTTTTGGGGAAGATATTATTGCGAAAGCGCGCAATAAGTGTGAGAGATGGCAAGACCCTACGGCTCACGCTGAGATTTTAGCCATTCAGCAAGCGGCAAATCATTTAGGAAGCTGGCGGCTTTCGGGTTGCAAGCTCTTTGTTACCAAGGAACCTTGCCCAATGTGCGCGGGAGCCATTTTTCAGGCGCGCGTGGACAAGCTAATTTATGGAGCACCTGATATAAAAACCGGCGCCGCAGGCACTCTTTACAACATCACAAATGACGCGCGACTAAACCATCAAACTACTGTGACCTCTGGAGTTTGCGAAGAAGAGTGCCGCAAGCTCTTGCAAGACTTTTTTAAGAAAAGACGTTAAAATAACTCTTGGAGAGGTCGCTGAACGACATTCTGCGAATGTCGAATTGAAAACTGAAGGTTGAAGATTGGAAAATTTAAAGTGGAAGAAAAAGCAAATGAACTTTCAGAACGATTGCTAGACTATGGTGTTGAAATTGTAAAACTTACCATGA encodes:
- a CDS encoding heme o synthase, encoding MAKVKDYIEVTKPRSVLLLVFTALAAALVAVKIYSTTEPCVLAIITLALILGTGGTNALTCYIDRDIDAQMSRTEHRPIPSGRIEPKKALIYSLILIFIGTVLVYFLHPLAALFMLLGVGDSALVYNAITKRKSPLNIVLGAPAGGMPVLVAWSAIAGKVEFIPVMMALLIIFWTPIHIWSLAIYFSDDYEKVKVPMLPVVTSHETTIRWIALFALALVTFSLFLITSFGRIYLISSIAAGIIIAIMSIRLIFTPEKKMSWQLFKFSSPYLFLIFLAMILDCWI
- a CDS encoding four helix bundle protein; this translates as MKIGKFKMEEKANELSERLLDYGVEIVKLTMKLRKTSAGRQIANQLLRCGTSVGANYEEACGAQSRADFIHKLQIVLKEIRESLYWLRLIKKSAILKEQNLIQIVEETKQLSNIIAKSIITAKKRK
- the tadA gene encoding tRNA adenosine(34) deaminase TadA encodes the protein MTDEEYMKIAIEEAEKAASEDEVPVGAIVVFGEDIIAKARNKCERWQDPTAHAEILAIQQAANHLGSWRLSGCKLFVTKEPCPMCAGAIFQARVDKLIYGAPDIKTGAAGTLYNITNDARLNHQTTVTSGVCEEECRKLLQDFFKKRR